A single genomic interval of Peromyscus leucopus breed LL Stock chromosome 7, UCI_PerLeu_2.1, whole genome shotgun sequence harbors:
- the Uba5 gene encoding ubiquitin-like modifier-activating enzyme 5 isoform X1, producing the protein MAESVERLQQRVEELERELARERSRQVVGGRTRIEKMSAEVVDSNPYSRLMALKRMGIVSDYEKIRTYAVAIVGVGGVGSVTAEMLTRCGIGKLLLFDYDKVELANMNRLFFQPHQAGLSKVQAAENTLRSINPDVLFEVHNYNITTVDHFEHFMSRISNGGLEEGKAVDLVLSCVDNFEARMAINTACNELGQTWMESGVSENAVSGHIQLMIPGESACFACAPPLVVASNIDEKTLKREGVCAASLPTTMGVVAGILVQNVLKFLLRFGTVSFYLGYNAMQDFFPTMSMKPNPQCDDRNCRKQQEEYKKKATTLPPPEAAPTEDEEIVHEDNEWGIELVSEVSEEELKDSSGPIPVLPEGITVAYTVPKKQEDSASEVTVEDSGESLEDLMAKMKNM; encoded by the exons ATGGCCGAGTCGGTGGAGCGGCTGCAGCAGCGGGTTGAGGAGCTGGAACGAGAACTCGCCCGGGAGAGAAGCCGGCAGGTCGTGGGCGGCCGGACCCGCATCGAGAAGATGAGCGCCGAGGTGGTGGACTCCAATCCCTACAG ccgTCTGATGGCCCTGAAACGGATGGGAATTGTCAGTGACTATGAG AAAATCCGTACTTACGCTGTAGCCATAGTGGGTGTTGGTGGAGTTGGTAGTGTGACTGCTGAAATGCTGACAAGATGTGGCATTGGTAAG TTACTGCTCTTTGACTATGACAAGGTGGAGCTGGCCAACATGAATCGACTCTTCTTCCAGCCTCATCAAGCAGGACTGAGTAAAGTGCAAGCAGCCGAGAACACGCTGAG GAGCATTAACCCTGATGTTCTGTTTGAAGTTCACAACTACAACATCACCACAGTGGACCACTTCGAACATTTCATGAGTAGAATAAG CAATGGTGGATTAGAAGAAGGGAAGGCTGTTGACCTGGTTCTTAGCTGTGTGGACAACTTTGAAGCTCGGATGGCAATAAACACA GCTTGTAATGAACTTGGTCAGACATGGATGGAATCTGGGGTCAGTGAAAATGCAGTTTCCGGGCACATCCAGCTCATGATCCCTGGAGAGTCGGCTTGTTTCGCG TGTGCGCCACCGCTCGTAGTTGCTTCAAACATTGATGAGAAGACCCTGAAACGAGAAGGCGTCTGCGCGGCCAGTCTCCCCACCACCATGGGAGTAGTTGCAGGGATCTTGGTACAGAACGTATTAAA gtttCTGTTACGCTTTGGCACCGTCAGTTTCTACCTTGGATACAATGCAATGCAGGACTTTTTCCCGACCATGTCCATGAAGCCAAACCCTCAGTGTGATGACAGGAACTGCAGGAAGCAGCAAGAAGAATACAAG AAGAAGGCCACGACACTGCCCCCACCGGAGGCCGCGCCCACGGAGGACGAGGAGATCGTACACGAGGACAATGAGTGGG GTATTGAGCTGGtgtctgaggtttcagaagaggaACTGAAGGACTCTTCAGGTCCCATTCCCGTCTTACCTGAAGGAATTACAGTGGCATACACAGTCCCAAAGAAG CAGGAGGATTCTGCTTCTGAAGTAACAGTGGAAGATTCTGGTGAAAGCTTGGAAGATCTCATGGCCAAGATGAAGAACATGTAG
- the Uba5 gene encoding ubiquitin-like modifier-activating enzyme 5 isoform X2 gives MNRLFFQPHQAGLSKVQAAENTLRSINPDVLFEVHNYNITTVDHFEHFMSRISNGGLEEGKAVDLVLSCVDNFEARMAINTACNELGQTWMESGVSENAVSGHIQLMIPGESACFACAPPLVVASNIDEKTLKREGVCAASLPTTMGVVAGILVQNVLKFLLRFGTVSFYLGYNAMQDFFPTMSMKPNPQCDDRNCRKQQEEYKKKATTLPPPEAAPTEDEEIVHEDNEWGIELVSEVSEEELKDSSGPIPVLPEGITVAYTVPKKQEDSASEVTVEDSGESLEDLMAKMKNM, from the exons ATGAATCGACTCTTCTTCCAGCCTCATCAAGCAGGACTGAGTAAAGTGCAAGCAGCCGAGAACACGCTGAG GAGCATTAACCCTGATGTTCTGTTTGAAGTTCACAACTACAACATCACCACAGTGGACCACTTCGAACATTTCATGAGTAGAATAAG CAATGGTGGATTAGAAGAAGGGAAGGCTGTTGACCTGGTTCTTAGCTGTGTGGACAACTTTGAAGCTCGGATGGCAATAAACACA GCTTGTAATGAACTTGGTCAGACATGGATGGAATCTGGGGTCAGTGAAAATGCAGTTTCCGGGCACATCCAGCTCATGATCCCTGGAGAGTCGGCTTGTTTCGCG TGTGCGCCACCGCTCGTAGTTGCTTCAAACATTGATGAGAAGACCCTGAAACGAGAAGGCGTCTGCGCGGCCAGTCTCCCCACCACCATGGGAGTAGTTGCAGGGATCTTGGTACAGAACGTATTAAA gtttCTGTTACGCTTTGGCACCGTCAGTTTCTACCTTGGATACAATGCAATGCAGGACTTTTTCCCGACCATGTCCATGAAGCCAAACCCTCAGTGTGATGACAGGAACTGCAGGAAGCAGCAAGAAGAATACAAG AAGAAGGCCACGACACTGCCCCCACCGGAGGCCGCGCCCACGGAGGACGAGGAGATCGTACACGAGGACAATGAGTGGG GTATTGAGCTGGtgtctgaggtttcagaagaggaACTGAAGGACTCTTCAGGTCCCATTCCCGTCTTACCTGAAGGAATTACAGTGGCATACACAGTCCCAAAGAAG CAGGAGGATTCTGCTTCTGAAGTAACAGTGGAAGATTCTGGTGAAAGCTTGGAAGATCTCATGGCCAAGATGAAGAACATGTAG